In one window of Frigoriglobus tundricola DNA:
- a CDS encoding sigma-70 family RNA polymerase sigma factor, with protein MTNHMTAATRVARAAAKAELSALSDRSLLTRFVASGDQAAFAAVVARHSAMVLGVCRRALSRAHDSEDACQAVFLLLAQRAAATRWQASVANWLYSTARNVARNARVAAHRRSRRESRAAVPEAVSLADAMTGRELSAALDEELDKLPPRYREPLVLCYLEGLTQDEAAARLGVPEATLKSQLKRGRKKLADALTARGCELGVVLLVVAPAAGAGASPPGLNDSILVAVSGSSSDAATALARRVVVDSVLARVKVALLVVTVTAAVGLGVALTPPPVAVPPEVDPKPVPAVTDQLPAMRIASARFRAAGPIEDARYSADGKRVVGRVGGTLYVWDAADGSLLRTIDTKLDPLQDPTKHGEKALAFAVHPKEARVACGGANGDKTYLQVWNFETGRVVAEKVASCDALQVLAWTPDGKWLLERANVGWEKPTGWKLIVHDDTLGARRSFDLPDKFGEWATVLCPLAGGKRAVLWQQGREPTVFDLESGEVVCTIPHKVGCPSDLVASPDGKRLAATSTEDIRLLTLPSGDTDKQLPVLRKAWWKPRPLFSPDGKTIFVWDHRPIAYDVASGAEKWKATFRTLHTVRVALCDVSPDGSTVLVRHGHGLSRLDAKTGAERDPTEPPSVPSGLVWSPDGRTLFTRAENHDRTWTAWAAATGKRLYDLRPTGFVKGDDWKMTPGLFFIRRGREIAVCLERAESTEKAGPKEFLVFDAATAQCKGPLGEPLPDETFRWMHPLGVEDDGATVLMQAYAVSDLENLRYATIRWNSATKTKLREWTVEGNRSGTVGRYGPFDVAVAAKVPDLNKKDAKPDPARIRCYSLTDGKLVHELRTDFASLDLDRAQGNFLLATGYDSKWVALSKNSSRYAPQPPYAYDLWDLTSREKIRVFEQGWLTAVALAPGGQYVLRVLDDNAFEVYEPFALKKAVARIATPSRVEHFEFSPDGGRLAVSFADTSLAVWDTTPWQRQVTERLAGTAPADLSPLWDDLAKDAVTGLRAARLLSATGDKAVVLLGEKIAAKKAPDEGPIKALIADLDSPQFAVREKAEKDLRDLSVSAERHLRDELVVSQSPEVRQRVGKLLKAIEARKLTAVESREVRAVQALRWMDTEAARELLAKWAKGDPSATLTKTAGNPLSR; from the coding sequence GTGACGAACCATATGACCGCGGCGACCCGTGTGGCGCGGGCCGCGGCCAAAGCCGAACTGTCCGCACTCAGTGACCGCTCGCTCCTGACGCGCTTCGTCGCAAGCGGCGATCAGGCCGCGTTTGCCGCGGTTGTGGCACGGCACTCGGCAATGGTCCTCGGCGTGTGCCGCCGGGCACTGTCGCGCGCGCACGACTCGGAGGACGCGTGCCAGGCCGTGTTCCTATTGCTGGCGCAGAGGGCCGCCGCCACCCGGTGGCAGGCGTCGGTCGCGAACTGGCTCTACTCGACCGCCCGGAACGTGGCACGCAACGCCCGCGTCGCGGCGCACCGGCGGAGCCGCCGGGAGTCCCGCGCCGCGGTGCCCGAAGCGGTGTCACTGGCGGACGCGATGACCGGGCGGGAACTGTCGGCAGCCCTCGACGAGGAACTCGACAAGCTCCCCCCGCGATACCGTGAGCCGCTCGTCCTGTGCTACCTCGAGGGGCTCACCCAGGACGAGGCCGCCGCCCGACTGGGCGTGCCCGAAGCCACGCTGAAGAGCCAGCTCAAACGCGGCCGCAAGAAGCTGGCCGACGCCCTCACCGCCCGCGGCTGCGAACTGGGCGTGGTCCTGCTCGTGGTCGCGCCCGCGGCGGGCGCGGGGGCGTCCCCGCCGGGGCTGAACGATTCCATTCTGGTCGCCGTCTCCGGTTCCTCATCGGACGCCGCGACCGCACTCGCACGGAGGGTAGTTGTGGACTCGGTGCTCGCTCGCGTCAAAGTGGCACTGCTGGTGGTGACCGTTACTGCGGCCGTCGGTCTGGGGGTCGCTCTCACCCCCCCGCCGGTCGCCGTCCCGCCCGAGGTCGATCCCAAGCCGGTACCCGCCGTGACGGACCAGCTCCCCGCGATGCGCATCGCCTCAGCGCGGTTCCGGGCTGCCGGGCCGATCGAGGACGCCCGCTATAGTGCCGATGGGAAGCGGGTCGTCGGCCGCGTCGGGGGCACCCTCTACGTCTGGGACGCCGCCGACGGCTCCCTCCTCCGCACGATCGACACGAAACTGGACCCGCTCCAAGACCCCACCAAGCATGGCGAGAAGGCGTTGGCGTTCGCCGTCCACCCCAAGGAGGCTCGCGTGGCCTGTGGCGGAGCCAATGGCGACAAGACGTACCTCCAGGTCTGGAATTTCGAGACGGGCAGAGTCGTCGCCGAGAAGGTCGCCAGTTGCGACGCTTTGCAGGTGCTGGCCTGGACGCCGGACGGCAAGTGGCTCCTGGAGCGGGCCAACGTCGGGTGGGAGAAGCCGACCGGGTGGAAGCTGATCGTCCACGACGACACGCTCGGGGCGCGCCGGTCGTTCGACTTACCGGACAAGTTCGGAGAGTGGGCGACCGTCTTGTGCCCGCTGGCGGGCGGGAAACGGGCGGTCCTGTGGCAGCAGGGCCGCGAGCCGACCGTTTTCGACCTGGAGTCGGGCGAGGTCGTCTGCACGATCCCGCACAAGGTGGGGTGCCCGTCCGATCTGGTTGCCTCCCCGGACGGCAAACGGCTCGCGGCCACTAGCACCGAGGACATCCGGCTCCTTACCCTACCGAGCGGGGACACCGACAAGCAGCTGCCGGTCCTCCGCAAGGCGTGGTGGAAGCCCCGCCCGCTCTTCTCCCCTGACGGCAAGACCATCTTCGTGTGGGACCACCGCCCGATCGCCTACGACGTGGCGTCCGGTGCGGAGAAGTGGAAGGCGACGTTCCGCACCCTGCACACGGTGCGGGTCGCACTGTGCGACGTGTCGCCGGACGGGTCCACGGTGCTGGTCCGCCACGGCCACGGGCTGTCGCGGCTCGACGCGAAGACCGGGGCCGAACGCGACCCGACCGAACCGCCCTCGGTCCCGAGCGGCCTGGTCTGGTCGCCGGACGGTCGGACGCTCTTCACCCGCGCGGAGAACCACGACCGCACCTGGACGGCGTGGGCGGCCGCGACCGGCAAGCGGCTCTACGACCTCCGGCCGACCGGGTTCGTGAAGGGCGATGACTGGAAGATGACGCCGGGCCTGTTCTTCATCCGCAGGGGCCGGGAGATCGCCGTCTGTCTGGAGAGGGCCGAATCGACCGAGAAGGCGGGGCCGAAGGAGTTCCTCGTTTTCGACGCGGCCACCGCGCAGTGCAAGGGGCCGCTCGGCGAACCGCTCCCCGACGAGACGTTCCGCTGGATGCACCCGCTCGGTGTCGAGGACGACGGGGCGACCGTCCTGATGCAGGCGTACGCCGTGAGTGACCTCGAAAACCTCCGGTACGCGACGATCCGGTGGAACTCGGCGACGAAGACGAAACTCCGGGAGTGGACCGTGGAGGGGAACCGCTCCGGGACCGTGGGCCGGTACGGCCCCTTCGATGTCGCCGTCGCGGCCAAGGTCCCGGACCTCAACAAGAAGGACGCGAAGCCCGACCCGGCCCGAATCCGCTGCTACTCGCTGACCGACGGCAAACTGGTCCACGAGTTGCGAACCGACTTCGCCAGCCTCGATCTCGACCGGGCGCAGGGGAACTTCTTGCTGGCCACGGGGTACGACAGCAAATGGGTCGCCCTTTCCAAGAACAGCTCCCGGTACGCGCCCCAGCCGCCCTATGCCTACGATCTCTGGGACCTGACGAGCCGCGAGAAGATACGCGTCTTCGAGCAGGGCTGGCTAACGGCGGTCGCCCTCGCCCCGGGCGGTCAGTACGTTCTCCGCGTGCTCGACGACAACGCGTTTGAGGTGTACGAGCCGTTCGCGCTCAAGAAAGCGGTCGCGAGGATCGCCACGCCCAGTCGAGTTGAGCATTTCGAGTTCTCTCCGGACGGCGGCCGGTTGGCCGTTTCGTTCGCCGACACCTCCCTCGCGGTCTGGGACACGACGCCCTGGCAGAGGCAGGTGACCGAGCGGCTCGCCGGTACAGCACCGGCCGACTTGTCGCCGCTGTGGGACGACCTCGCCAAGGACGCGGTGACCGGCCTGCGCGCCGCCCGGTTGTTGAGCGCCACCGGGGACAAAGCCGTCGTCCTCTTGGGTGAGAAGATCGCGGCCAAGAAGGCTCCGGACGAGGGTCCGATCAAGGCCCTCATCGCCGACCTGGATTCACCCCAGTTCGCCGTGCGGGAGAAGGCCGAAAAGGATCTGCGGGACCTGTCCGTCTCGGCCGAGCGGCACCTGCGCGATGAGTTGGTGGTGAGCCAATCACCCGAAGTCCGGCAGCGTGTCGGGAAGTTGCTCAAGGCTATTGAAGCCCGAAAACTGACCGCCGTTGAGAGCCGTGAGGTGCGGGCCGTTCAGGCGCTCCGGTGGATGGATACCGAGGCGGCCCGTGAGTTGTTAGCGAAATGGGCCAAGGGCGACCCGAGTGCGACCCTGACCAAAACGGCGGGGAATCCCCTCAGCCGTTAA
- a CDS encoding MMPL family transporter gives MFRLLGRLVEQAWPAFLLLWAVLFVALWFGAPAWEQVGKTGQFIYLPADAPSNRATATFDEAFPGQRAGSGIVLVVTRADGQELRPEDRAFVSGTLAPELRHALVPGGTSGPNPPVVRVRAPDDGPTGALLKSPDQRAELVAVELKADFLDARNWPTVAAVEQLLNDLRVRGAVPTGLDVALTGSAVLGRDTGRAEAQSAGTVLRWTVAVVVGLLLIVYRAPLLAVIPLLSVSVAIEVALRLLGLASERADLGLNQGTRLYVTVVGYGAGVDYCLFLIARSKEQWGSGAGPAGGVRDAVAKVGPAIAASAATVAIGVAMMGTAEFGKIRQAGLGIAFSLAVVLSAALTLAPALLCLTGRFALWPRHVRAPQCASPGERFWGHVGRVLARRPGTIGGAAVALMLPFALLGAARADAVSYDLTRNVPIGAPSAEGIRVLREHFPAGTTAPVTAVLRNDGIDFRTPAGTAAVGALIDGLRARAGELGLADVRGVTEPLGTGPEGRAALARIGSVGAGVVHDQAVQYYVGSGGHVTRVDLVPTADPFSGPGVLALDKLESALQAELPATLRTGTEVRMAGPAAGLRDLQAVTDRDRRRIDALVVAAVFVVLLVLLRRPGLSAYLILTVVFSYFTTLGLTHLVFEAIGPRPFPGPDWKVPLFLFTILVAVGEDYNIFLLTRVREEEERHGAAGAATVALEKTGGVITTCGLVMAGTFTTLLTGSLSELWQMGFALSCGVLLDTLIVRPVLVPAFLLLGARWRPRGVVRSEPHVTVG, from the coding sequence GTGTTCCGACTTCTCGGCCGGCTCGTCGAACAGGCGTGGCCGGCTTTCCTGCTTCTGTGGGCCGTGCTGTTCGTTGCTCTCTGGTTCGGCGCGCCGGCCTGGGAGCAGGTCGGCAAGACCGGGCAGTTCATTTACCTTCCCGCCGACGCTCCCTCCAATCGGGCCACGGCCACTTTCGACGAAGCGTTCCCGGGCCAACGGGCCGGGAGCGGCATCGTTCTGGTCGTCACTCGTGCCGACGGTCAGGAACTCCGCCCCGAGGACCGGGCGTTCGTAAGCGGGACGCTCGCGCCCGAACTGCGGCACGCGCTCGTGCCGGGCGGGACGAGCGGACCGAATCCGCCCGTGGTCCGCGTCCGCGCGCCCGACGACGGCCCGACCGGTGCGCTTCTGAAAAGTCCGGACCAGCGCGCCGAGCTGGTCGCCGTCGAGTTGAAGGCCGACTTCCTCGACGCGCGGAACTGGCCCACGGTCGCCGCCGTCGAACAGTTGCTCAACGACCTCCGCGTGCGCGGGGCCGTTCCGACCGGGCTGGACGTGGCGCTGACCGGCAGCGCCGTTCTCGGCCGGGACACCGGGCGGGCGGAAGCGCAGAGCGCCGGCACGGTCCTGCGGTGGACGGTCGCGGTCGTGGTGGGGCTGCTCCTGATCGTTTACCGCGCGCCGCTCTTGGCCGTCATCCCCCTGCTCTCGGTGTCGGTGGCGATCGAGGTCGCGCTGCGGCTCTTGGGACTGGCGTCCGAACGGGCCGATCTGGGACTGAACCAGGGCACGCGGCTCTACGTGACCGTTGTGGGCTACGGTGCGGGCGTCGATTACTGCCTGTTCCTCATCGCCCGGAGCAAGGAACAATGGGGCTCCGGGGCGGGCCCCGCCGGCGGCGTGCGCGACGCGGTCGCGAAGGTGGGCCCGGCGATCGCGGCCAGCGCGGCGACGGTCGCGATCGGGGTGGCGATGATGGGGACCGCCGAGTTCGGCAAGATCCGCCAGGCCGGGCTCGGGATCGCGTTCAGCCTGGCCGTCGTGCTCTCCGCCGCCCTCACTCTGGCCCCGGCGCTCCTGTGCCTGACCGGGCGGTTCGCCCTGTGGCCGCGGCACGTTCGGGCCCCGCAGTGTGCGAGCCCGGGGGAGCGCTTCTGGGGGCACGTCGGCCGCGTGCTCGCACGCCGACCGGGGACGATCGGCGGCGCGGCCGTCGCGCTCATGCTGCCGTTCGCGCTCTTGGGGGCCGCGCGGGCCGACGCGGTCAGTTACGACCTCACCCGCAACGTGCCGATCGGGGCCCCGAGTGCGGAAGGGATCCGCGTGCTGCGCGAACACTTTCCCGCGGGCACGACCGCACCCGTCACCGCGGTGCTGCGGAACGACGGGATCGACTTCCGCACACCGGCCGGAACCGCGGCGGTGGGAGCGCTGATCGACGGCCTCCGGGCCCGGGCCGGCGAACTGGGCCTCGCGGACGTGCGCGGCGTGACCGAGCCGCTGGGCACCGGTCCCGAGGGGCGGGCGGCCCTGGCGCGGATCGGTTCGGTCGGGGCCGGTGTCGTTCACGACCAGGCCGTGCAGTATTACGTCGGTTCGGGCGGGCACGTCACCCGCGTCGATCTGGTGCCGACGGCCGACCCGTTCAGCGGCCCCGGTGTGCTGGCGCTGGACAAACTGGAGAGCGCTTTGCAGGCGGAACTCCCGGCCACGCTGCGCACCGGCACCGAGGTGCGCATGGCCGGTCCGGCCGCGGGGCTGCGCGACTTACAAGCCGTGACCGACCGCGACCGCCGCCGCATTGACGCCCTCGTGGTGGCCGCCGTGTTCGTGGTGCTGCTCGTGCTACTGCGCCGCCCGGGACTGTCGGCGTACCTGATCCTCACGGTCGTGTTCAGTTACTTCACCACGCTGGGGCTGACGCACCTGGTGTTCGAAGCGATCGGTCCGCGGCCGTTCCCCGGACCGGACTGGAAGGTGCCGCTGTTCCTGTTCACGATCCTGGTGGCGGTCGGGGAGGACTACAACATTTTCCTCCTGACGCGCGTGCGCGAAGAAGAGGAGCGGCACGGTGCGGCCGGCGCGGCGACCGTGGCGCTGGAGAAGACCGGCGGCGTCATCACGACGTGCGGCCTCGTCATGGCCGGCACCTTCACCACGCTGTTGACCGGCTCGCTTTCGGAATTGTGGCAAATGGGGTTCGCACTCTCCTGCGGGGTGCTGCTCGATACGCTCATTGTCCGACCGGTGCTGGTGCCCGCGTTCCTGTTGCTCGGCGCCCGGTGGCGCCCGCGCGGGGTCGTGCGGTCCGAACCGCACGTGACTGTGGGGTAG
- a CDS encoding precorrin-2 dehydrogenase/sirohydrochlorin ferrochelatase family protein, which produces MFPVMLNLAGKLVAVVGGGPVGMRKLAAVLECGAVARVIDPRSLSGLPSGVRHVCEPYRAPHLDGAALAFACAPPEVNARVVGDGRARGVWVNAATAPSDGDFTLPAVVRRGDFTLSVSTGGAAPALARRVREKLEAEFDATFAEWVRLLAELRAEVLATVPDETRRRELLDAFADWHWLARLRTEGADAVRAAMRKSV; this is translated from the coding sequence GTGTTCCCCGTGATGCTGAACCTGGCCGGTAAGCTCGTCGCCGTCGTCGGCGGCGGCCCGGTCGGGATGCGGAAACTGGCCGCGGTGCTCGAATGCGGCGCGGTCGCCCGCGTCATCGACCCGCGGTCCCTCTCGGGGCTCCCGTCGGGGGTCCGTCACGTCTGTGAACCTTATCGGGCCCCTCACCTCGACGGCGCCGCGCTCGCGTTCGCGTGTGCGCCCCCCGAAGTCAACGCCCGGGTCGTCGGCGACGGGCGCGCACGGGGCGTGTGGGTGAACGCGGCGACGGCTCCGTCCGACGGCGACTTCACGCTCCCGGCGGTCGTGCGCCGGGGCGACTTCACGCTCTCCGTGAGCACCGGCGGGGCGGCGCCGGCGCTGGCCCGCCGCGTTCGAGAAAAGCTCGAAGCGGAGTTCGACGCGACGTTCGCGGAGTGGGTGCGGTTACTGGCGGAACTGCGCGCCGAGGTACTCGCGACGGTGCCCGACGAGACCCGCCGCCGCGAGCTGCTGGACGCGTTCGCTGACTGGCACTGGTTGGCGCGTCTCCGGACCGAAGGGGCCGACGCCGTGCGGGCCGCGATGCGGAAATCCGTATAG
- a CDS encoding sigma-54 interaction domain-containing protein, with product MAKSEQFAPPLPEIVGSAPAMQDVYRLVRLAAPKSAHVLLIGETGTGKEVIAKAVHKLSKRADGPFVRVNCGALHENLLESELFGHIKGAFTGAVENKTGRFEAAHGGTIFLDEINSTSHHLQVKLLRVLQEKEFERVGESRTIRVDVRVIAATNAMLEQAVEDGAFREDLYYRLNVIPIGLPPLRERRDDIPALAAYFLKRYGEIHKCPVPELTPMVLDAFKAHDWPGNVRELENTLERLTVFADGGPITPDMLRFGRARPVIRGPRSGAPADVPSLIHSLVRAGMHAPRADGVTLHKFLVDGVERELIEEVLREAGDNQVKAALRLGINRNTLHKKREEYRKADAGGTEPSAEPPGEPPAAAG from the coding sequence ATGGCAAAAAGTGAGCAGTTTGCGCCGCCGTTGCCTGAGATTGTGGGCAGCGCTCCTGCCATGCAGGACGTTTATCGCCTCGTTCGCCTGGCTGCACCCAAATCCGCACACGTCCTGCTCATTGGCGAAACCGGCACCGGCAAGGAAGTGATCGCGAAGGCCGTCCACAAGCTCAGCAAGCGCGCAGACGGGCCGTTCGTTCGGGTCAACTGTGGGGCACTCCACGAGAACCTGCTCGAAAGCGAACTCTTCGGGCACATCAAAGGCGCTTTCACCGGCGCCGTCGAGAACAAGACCGGCCGCTTCGAGGCGGCCCACGGCGGCACGATCTTCCTTGACGAGATCAACAGCACCTCGCACCACCTCCAGGTGAAGTTGCTCCGCGTCCTCCAGGAGAAGGAGTTCGAGCGCGTGGGCGAGAGCCGCACGATCCGCGTGGACGTGCGCGTGATCGCGGCGACGAACGCGATGCTCGAACAGGCCGTTGAGGACGGCGCGTTCCGCGAAGACCTCTACTACCGCCTGAACGTGATCCCGATCGGGCTGCCGCCGCTGCGCGAGCGCCGCGACGACATTCCGGCGCTCGCGGCCTACTTCTTGAAGCGGTACGGCGAGATCCACAAGTGCCCGGTGCCGGAACTGACGCCAATGGTCCTCGACGCGTTCAAGGCCCACGACTGGCCGGGGAACGTCCGCGAACTCGAAAACACGCTGGAACGGCTGACGGTGTTCGCGGACGGCGGGCCGATCACGCCGGACATGCTCCGCTTCGGCCGCGCCCGCCCGGTGATCCGGGGGCCGCGGAGCGGGGCACCCGCCGACGTGCCCTCGCTGATCCATTCCCTGGTGCGGGCCGGGATGCACGCCCCGCGCGCGGACGGGGTCACGCTCCACAAGTTTCTGGTGGACGGCGTGGAGCGCGAGCTGATCGAAGAGGTGTTACGCGAGGCCGGCGACAACCAGGTGAAGGCCGCGCTGCGCCTGGGCATCAACCGGAACACGCTCCACAAGAAGCGCGAAGAGTACCGCAAGGCGGACGCCGGCGGGACGGAACCGTCCGCCGAACCGCCCGGCGAGCCGCCAGCGGCCGCGGGGTGA
- a CDS encoding Uma2 family endonuclease: MGSDIGTDNDPGPDLAVVPGGMRDYATATPTRAILIVEIAHTTLAIDTTTKAELYATAGVPEYWVLDLEHRQLIVFRDPQPLPQGLGATAYKTHLTLGPTDHVSLLAAPNAGVLVGNLLP, encoded by the coding sequence ATGGGCTCCGACATCGGCACCGACAATGACCCCGGTCCGGATCTCGCCGTCGTGCCCGGCGGGATGCGCGATTACGCGACCGCGACGCCAACCCGCGCCATCTTGATCGTCGAAATCGCCCACACAACGCTCGCCATCGACACAACGACCAAAGCCGAACTGTACGCGACGGCCGGCGTGCCCGAATACTGGGTACTCGACCTCGAGCACCGGCAGTTGATTGTCTTCCGCGACCCGCAACCACTCCCGCAGGGATTGGGAGCAACTGCTTACAAGACGCACCTCACGCTCGGCCCGACAGATCACGTTTCGTTACTCGCGGCGCCGAACGCGGGCGTTCTTGTCGGTAATCTCTTGCCCTGA
- the tnpA gene encoding IS66 family insertion sequence element accessory protein TnpA — MPAVPAASRRDPAATRRRWAERLERFRRSGQTIAQFCAAEGVSPPSFYVWRRTLADHAPSPVPVTPTLVPIRLTPSPAGPPIEVVFPSGTVLRFPVDARPEVIAALVHAVEGRPC; from the coding sequence GTGCCTGCTGTCCCTGCTGCCTCTCGCCGTGACCCGGCCGCCACCCGTCGCCGGTGGGCCGAACGACTCGAACGGTTCCGCCGGTCGGGGCAGACGATCGCTCAGTTCTGTGCCGCCGAGGGCGTCTCACCGCCGTCCTTTTATGTGTGGCGGCGAACCCTCGCGGACCACGCCCCATCACCCGTACCGGTCACTCCGACGCTCGTCCCCATCCGCCTGACCCCGTCGCCCGCCGGACCGCCGATCGAGGTGGTGTTCCCGTCGGGAACCGTCCTGCGGTTCCCGGTCGATGCCCGACCGGAGGTCATCGCCGCCCTCGTGCATGCGGTGGAGGGGCGCCCGTGCTGA
- the tnpB gene encoding IS66 family insertion sequence element accessory protein TnpB (TnpB, as the term is used for proteins encoded by IS66 family insertion elements, is considered an accessory protein, since TnpC, encoded by a neighboring gene, is a DDE family transposase.) produces MLSIPPTTQLWYGGAVDLRLGFDGLYRHVQSTLQADPLSGHLFIFTNRSANRLKALYWTRHGLCLWCQRLERGRYHFPTPTDRKLELTATEFAMILDGIDYSSAKRFTRYCRPKASESDLRTRTS; encoded by the coding sequence GTGCTGAGCATTCCACCCACCACCCAGCTCTGGTACGGCGGGGCCGTCGATCTGCGCCTCGGGTTCGACGGCCTGTACCGCCACGTCCAATCCACGCTTCAGGCCGATCCCTTGAGCGGGCATCTGTTCATTTTCACCAATCGCTCGGCCAACCGGCTCAAGGCCCTGTACTGGACCCGCCACGGGCTCTGCTTGTGGTGCCAGCGACTCGAGCGCGGGCGGTACCACTTCCCCACCCCGACCGACCGCAAACTCGAACTCACCGCCACCGAGTTCGCCATGATCCTCGACGGCATCGACTACTCGTCGGCCAAACGTTTCACCCGTTATTGTCGCCCGAAAGCGTCCGAATCCGACTTGCGCACCCGCACGTCCTGA
- the tnpC gene encoding IS66 family transposase has protein sequence MDSDAPLPTDVLTLQGMVRALQAENADLRTQLQRQAEQFQRTIDDLRAEVAALKAKLDRATTHRFGRRSERTPKPPKVPGDGPAKRRHDHGRSPLPAHLERRDTVLDLTPDERRCSGCGGDRVCIGQTQTEQLDCDPTPYFVRRTIRKTYACQQCPPTVRAEDRIRTATPSTVGPIDKGLCGPGLLAEVLVGKFLDHLPLHRQVARIGRAGVTVSESTLGDWVKQSAVLLTSLYQLMLERVRTCPVLWSDDTRSRFAQPGERTMPHGHFWVGIGDPTAPYTAFHFTTGYDAASGPDQFLGGFRGHVHADCLAQYNGLFAAGAKHVACWSHARRKFLGAGDPGAKAVERINRLYHIEHTLPAPDSPEHIVARRATRQARALPILNDLKAWLDAALGTALPKSALGAAIRYVANHWAAFVRYTEDGRLSIDNNLSERTLRLIAVGRSNWKFVGSAKAGAHAAVHFSVVGTCRHLGLDATAYLREVLPALHALGEKPTADQLAPLLPDVWAKRQQSRLLVA, from the coding sequence ATGGACTCCGACGCCCCGCTGCCGACCGACGTGCTGACCCTCCAAGGGATGGTGCGTGCCCTCCAGGCCGAAAACGCCGACCTCCGCACGCAGCTCCAACGCCAGGCCGAGCAGTTCCAACGGACCATCGACGACCTGCGTGCCGAGGTCGCGGCCTTGAAGGCGAAGTTGGACCGGGCCACGACGCACCGGTTCGGCCGGCGGTCCGAACGCACACCGAAGCCACCGAAGGTCCCCGGCGACGGACCCGCGAAGCGGCGCCACGACCACGGCCGTTCGCCACTCCCGGCGCACCTCGAACGCCGCGACACGGTCCTCGATCTGACCCCCGACGAGCGCCGCTGCTCGGGCTGTGGTGGCGACCGCGTGTGCATCGGCCAGACCCAGACCGAGCAACTCGATTGCGACCCGACCCCGTACTTCGTGCGGCGCACGATCCGCAAGACGTACGCGTGCCAACAGTGCCCCCCGACGGTCCGGGCCGAGGACCGGATCCGGACCGCCACGCCGAGTACCGTCGGACCGATCGACAAGGGACTGTGTGGTCCGGGCTTGTTGGCCGAGGTTCTCGTCGGGAAGTTCCTCGACCACCTGCCGCTGCACCGCCAAGTCGCCCGGATCGGGCGCGCGGGGGTGACGGTGTCCGAGAGTACCTTGGGCGATTGGGTGAAACAGTCCGCGGTGTTACTGACGTCGCTGTACCAGTTGATGCTCGAGCGGGTGCGCACGTGTCCGGTCCTCTGGTCCGATGACACCCGCTCGCGGTTCGCCCAGCCCGGTGAGCGAACGATGCCGCACGGCCACTTCTGGGTGGGGATCGGAGATCCGACGGCCCCGTACACGGCGTTCCACTTCACGACCGGTTACGACGCCGCGAGCGGACCGGACCAGTTCTTAGGCGGCTTCCGGGGCCACGTGCATGCCGATTGCCTCGCACAGTACAACGGCCTGTTCGCCGCCGGAGCCAAGCACGTCGCCTGTTGGTCCCACGCGCGCCGCAAGTTCCTCGGCGCCGGGGACCCCGGGGCCAAGGCGGTCGAACGCATCAACCGGTTGTACCACATCGAGCACACGCTTCCGGCGCCGGACTCACCGGAGCACATCGTCGCCCGTCGCGCGACGCGGCAAGCAAGGGCGCTCCCGATCCTGAACGACCTGAAGGCGTGGCTCGACGCGGCACTCGGGACGGCGTTGCCCAAGTCGGCCCTGGGGGCCGCGATCCGGTACGTGGCGAATCACTGGGCCGCGTTCGTCCGGTACACCGAGGACGGGCGACTCTCGATCGATAATAACCTGAGCGAGCGAACGCTCCGGCTGATCGCCGTGGGTCGGAGCAATTGGAAGTTCGTGGGCAGTGCGAAGGCCGGTGCGCACGCCGCGGTTCACTTCTCGGTGGTGGGCACGTGTCGGCACTTGGGTCTCGATGCGACGGCATACCTGCGTGAGGTTCTTCCGGCCCTTCATGCGTTGGGCGAGAAGCCGACGGCGGACCAACTCGCACCTCTTCTGCCCGACGTGTGGGCGAAGCGTCAACAATCCCGACTCCTCGTCGCGTAA